The following coding sequences lie in one Maylandia zebra isolate NMK-2024a linkage group LG14, Mzebra_GT3a, whole genome shotgun sequence genomic window:
- the rasa2 gene encoding ras GTPase-activating protein 2 isoform X1 — protein sequence MAEDDDAKIRILQSLRGKICEAKNLGSVSGPNRQRDLCTFCTISLDQEEVFRTKVFDKSVCPFYGEDFYFEIPRPFQCLSFYVYAKSVFQRDLPVGKVSIRKDDLCKYSGKENWFSLQTVDPNSEVQGKVHLEMRLSEVITENGSTGQHISVRIIECKELPLISGQNCDPYATVSLVGPARSDQKKTKVKKKTSNPHFEETFFFEVTRSYSRRTQFNVEEEDIEKLEIKVDLWNNENLAQDVFLGETRVPVKILQSDHIHKAWYLLQPKGNGNKSKSDDLGSLRLKLTYIEDTVLPSACYTPLCTLLLKSPDVKPISASAAHILGDICRERYEVVLPMVRLLLHNNRFVPFVSAVAALELDNTQEANTIFRGNSLATRCIDDMMKIVGKNYLSVTLKPVIDEICESNKTCEIDPIKLKEGDNVEVNKENLQGYVQKVFSSITQSSSNCPPLMCDVFRSLRHLACKRFPGDPHVQYSAVSSFVFLRFFAVAVLSPHSFQLRSHHPDPEISRTLTLISKTIQTLGSWGSLSKKLSSFKETYMYDFFKSFQEEKCIEKVKKFLDEISSNVSKESSGLEDAVVLKEGEVQKRAQGRKPPGMKTFKKRWLRLTNRELSYHKHKGKDADRTINVKNIRAVEKVDESAFNRKNMFQVVHSEKPLYVQAGNCVEASEWLEVLSQVSRCNEGRLATFHPSNYTSGAWQCCQSLSSNAPGCKPCTTTMLANLQLDIDCDREAERIFSLLSANDTKLQSMEAVLCGISHQSNQRMKMSDACASLAVYQGPQREPEEYSKFTIQEPKETFHTLKQLRNIMEELQRQHNSRNDVRQYGSLDNPIVGKTS from the exons ATGGCGGAAGACGACGACGCTAAGATACGGATTTTACAGAGCCTGCGGGGTAAAATAT GTGAAGCTAAAAACCTGGGTTCTGTCTCGGGTCCAAATCGACAAAGGGATCTCTGTACTTTTTGCACCATAAGTCTGGATCAAGAGGAGGTGTTCCGCACTAAGGTGTTTGACAAGAGCGTCTG CCCTTTCTACGGAGAGGACTTCTACTTTGAGATCCCACGCCCATTTCAGTGTTTATCCTTCTATGTTTATGCCAAGAGTGTTTTCCAAAGGGACCTACCTGTTG GCAAGGTGTCCATCCGGAAGGATGACCTATGTAAATACAGTGGGAAGGAGAACTGGTTTAGCCTTCAAACAGTAGATCCTAATTCAGAAGTCCAG GGCAAGGTTCACCTGGAGATGCGATTGAGTGAAGTGATCACAGAGAACGGATCAACAGGCCAACACATATCAGTCCG gATAATTGAGTGCAAGGAACTGCCTTTGATCAGTGGGCAGAACTGTGACCCCTATGCTACCGTGTCACTTGTCGGACCTGCCAG GTCTGatcagaagaaaacaaaggtAAAGAAGAAAACCAGCAACCCTCATTTTGAAGAGACCTTCTTCTTTGAG GTCACAAGGTCCTACTCCAGGAGGACTCAATTCAacgtggaggaggaggacatcGAAAAACTTGAGATCAA AGTTGATTTGTGGAACAATGAGAATCTGGCTCAGGATGTTTTTCTGGGGGAAACACGGGTTCCTGTCAAGATCCTACAAAGCGACCACATTCACAAAGCCTG GTATCTCCTTCAGCCAAAAGGGAACGGCAACAAATCCAAGTCTGATGATTTAGGATCCTTGCGTTTGAAGCTGACCTACATAGAAGACACAGTGCTGCCATCTGCCTGCTACACGCCACTCTGCACCCTGCTGCTCAAATCCCCAGATGTGAAG CCCATCTCAGCATCAGCAGCACACATCCTGGGGGACATTTGCAGAGAGCGATACGAGGTCGTTCTGCCGATGGTCCGACTGCTGCTCCACAACAATCGCTTCGTGCCTTTTGTCTCTGCTGTGGCAGCACTGGAGCTGGACAACACTCA GGAGGCTAACACTATATTCCGTGGCAACTCGCTGGCAACGCGCTGCATCGATGACATGATGAAGATTGTGGGAAAGAATTACCTATCTGTCACCTTGAAGCCTGTAATAGATGAG ATTTGTGAATCCAACAAAACCTGTGAGATAGACCCTATTAAACTAAAGGAAGGTGACAATGTAGAGGTCAACAAG GAAAACCTGCAGGGTTACGTCCAGAAAGTCTTCTCCTCCATCACCCAGTCAAGTTCTAACTGCCCACCACTAATGTGTGACGTCTTCAGGTCTCTGAGGCATTTGGCCTGCAAACGCTTTCCAG GCGACCCACATGTTCAGTACTCAGCCGTCAGCAGCTTTGTGTTTCTGCGCTTTTTTGCTGTCGCTGTTCTCTCTCCTCACTCCTTTCAACTGCGTTCCCATCATCCT GATCCCGAGATTTCCCGGACGCTCACACTCATCTCAAAAACCATTCAGACTCTCGGCAGCTGGGGTAGCTTGTCAAAAAAGCTG tccAGTTTTAAAGAAACCTATATGTATGACTTCTTCAAATCATTCCAGGAAGAGAAGTGTATCGAAAAAGTTAAAAAg TTTCTGGATGAAATCTCCTCCAACGTCAGTAAGGAGTCCAGTGGGCTGGAAGACGCTGTCGTTCTCAAGGAGGG GGAAGTACAGAAACGTGCTCAGGGGAGAAAACCCCCTGGAATGAAAACGTTTAAGAAGAGGTGGCTCAGACTGACCAACAGGGAGCTCTCCTACCACAAACATAAAG GGAAAGATGCCGACCGCACCATTAATGTCAAAAATATCCGGGCGGTGGAGAAAGTGGATGAAAGTGCCTTTAACCGCAAAAAT ATGTTTCAGGTGGTCCACTCTGAGAAGCCTCTTTACGTCCAGGCTGGAAACTGTGTGGAAGCCAGCGAGTGGCTGGAGGTCCTGAGCCAGGTCAGTCGTTGCAACGAGGGACGCCTGGCCACTTTCCACCCGTCAAACTACACCAGCGGGGCCTGGCAGTGCTGCCAAAGCCTGAGTAGCAACGCTCCAGGCTGCAAGCCCTGCACAAC CACCATGCTGGCCAACCTGCAGCTGGATATAGACTGTGACCGAGAAGCAGAGAGAATTTTCTCACTCCTCTCAGCAAACGACACAAAGCTTCAGAGCATGGAGG CTGTCCTTTGTGGGATCAGCCATCAAAGCAATCAACGTATGAAGATGTCAG ATGCCTGTGCCAGTTTGGCAGTGTATCAGGGCCCCCAGCGAGAGCCGGAGGAATACTCAAAGTTCACCATTCAGGAACCCAAAGAGACCTTTCACACACTGAAACAGCTCCGAAACATCATGGAGGAGCTGCAGCGGCAGCACAATAGCAGGAATGACGTACGGCAGTACGGCAGCCT TGACAACCCCATAGTGGGAAAAACCTCTTAA
- the rasa2 gene encoding ras GTPase-activating protein 2 isoform X3, with amino-acid sequence MAEDDDAKIRILQSLRGKICEAKNLGSVSGPNRQRDLCTFCTISLDQEEVFRTKVFDKSVCPFYGEDFYFEIPRPFQCLSFYVYAKSVFQRDLPVGKVSIRKDDLCKYSGKENWFSLQTVDPNSEVQGKVHLEMRLSEVITENGSTGQHISVRIIECKELPLISGQNCDPYATVSLVGPARSDQKKTKVKKKTSNPHFEETFFFEVTRSYSRRTQFNVEEEDIEKLEIKVDLWNNENLAQDVFLGETRVPVKILQSDHIHKAWYLLQPKGNGNKSKSDDLGSLRLKLTYIEDTVLPSACYTPLCTLLLKSPDVKPISASAAHILGDICRERYEVVLPMVRLLLHNNRFVPFVSAVAALELDNTQEANTIFRGNSLATRCIDDMMKIVGKNYLSVTLKPVIDEICESNKTCEIDPIKLKEGDNVEVNKENLQGYVQKVFSSITQSSSNCPPLMCDVFRSLRHLACKRFPGDPHVQYSAVSSFVFLRFFAVAVLSPHSFQLRSHHPDPEISRTLTLISKTIQTLGSWGSLSKKLSSFKETYMYDFFKSFQEEKCIEKVKKFLDEISSNVSKESSGLEDAVVLKEGEVQKRAQGRKPPGMKTFKKRWLRLTNRELSYHKHKGKDADRTINVKNIRAVEKVDESAFNRKNMFQVVHSEKPLYVQAGNCVEASEWLEVLSQVSRCNEGRLATFHPSNYTSGAWQCCQSLSSNAPGCKPCTTTMLANLQLDIDCDREAERIFSLLSANDTKLQSMEDACASLAVYQGPQREPEEYSKFTIQEPKETFHTLKQLRNIMEELQRQHNSRNDVRQYGSLDNPIVGKTS; translated from the exons ATGGCGGAAGACGACGACGCTAAGATACGGATTTTACAGAGCCTGCGGGGTAAAATAT GTGAAGCTAAAAACCTGGGTTCTGTCTCGGGTCCAAATCGACAAAGGGATCTCTGTACTTTTTGCACCATAAGTCTGGATCAAGAGGAGGTGTTCCGCACTAAGGTGTTTGACAAGAGCGTCTG CCCTTTCTACGGAGAGGACTTCTACTTTGAGATCCCACGCCCATTTCAGTGTTTATCCTTCTATGTTTATGCCAAGAGTGTTTTCCAAAGGGACCTACCTGTTG GCAAGGTGTCCATCCGGAAGGATGACCTATGTAAATACAGTGGGAAGGAGAACTGGTTTAGCCTTCAAACAGTAGATCCTAATTCAGAAGTCCAG GGCAAGGTTCACCTGGAGATGCGATTGAGTGAAGTGATCACAGAGAACGGATCAACAGGCCAACACATATCAGTCCG gATAATTGAGTGCAAGGAACTGCCTTTGATCAGTGGGCAGAACTGTGACCCCTATGCTACCGTGTCACTTGTCGGACCTGCCAG GTCTGatcagaagaaaacaaaggtAAAGAAGAAAACCAGCAACCCTCATTTTGAAGAGACCTTCTTCTTTGAG GTCACAAGGTCCTACTCCAGGAGGACTCAATTCAacgtggaggaggaggacatcGAAAAACTTGAGATCAA AGTTGATTTGTGGAACAATGAGAATCTGGCTCAGGATGTTTTTCTGGGGGAAACACGGGTTCCTGTCAAGATCCTACAAAGCGACCACATTCACAAAGCCTG GTATCTCCTTCAGCCAAAAGGGAACGGCAACAAATCCAAGTCTGATGATTTAGGATCCTTGCGTTTGAAGCTGACCTACATAGAAGACACAGTGCTGCCATCTGCCTGCTACACGCCACTCTGCACCCTGCTGCTCAAATCCCCAGATGTGAAG CCCATCTCAGCATCAGCAGCACACATCCTGGGGGACATTTGCAGAGAGCGATACGAGGTCGTTCTGCCGATGGTCCGACTGCTGCTCCACAACAATCGCTTCGTGCCTTTTGTCTCTGCTGTGGCAGCACTGGAGCTGGACAACACTCA GGAGGCTAACACTATATTCCGTGGCAACTCGCTGGCAACGCGCTGCATCGATGACATGATGAAGATTGTGGGAAAGAATTACCTATCTGTCACCTTGAAGCCTGTAATAGATGAG ATTTGTGAATCCAACAAAACCTGTGAGATAGACCCTATTAAACTAAAGGAAGGTGACAATGTAGAGGTCAACAAG GAAAACCTGCAGGGTTACGTCCAGAAAGTCTTCTCCTCCATCACCCAGTCAAGTTCTAACTGCCCACCACTAATGTGTGACGTCTTCAGGTCTCTGAGGCATTTGGCCTGCAAACGCTTTCCAG GCGACCCACATGTTCAGTACTCAGCCGTCAGCAGCTTTGTGTTTCTGCGCTTTTTTGCTGTCGCTGTTCTCTCTCCTCACTCCTTTCAACTGCGTTCCCATCATCCT GATCCCGAGATTTCCCGGACGCTCACACTCATCTCAAAAACCATTCAGACTCTCGGCAGCTGGGGTAGCTTGTCAAAAAAGCTG tccAGTTTTAAAGAAACCTATATGTATGACTTCTTCAAATCATTCCAGGAAGAGAAGTGTATCGAAAAAGTTAAAAAg TTTCTGGATGAAATCTCCTCCAACGTCAGTAAGGAGTCCAGTGGGCTGGAAGACGCTGTCGTTCTCAAGGAGGG GGAAGTACAGAAACGTGCTCAGGGGAGAAAACCCCCTGGAATGAAAACGTTTAAGAAGAGGTGGCTCAGACTGACCAACAGGGAGCTCTCCTACCACAAACATAAAG GGAAAGATGCCGACCGCACCATTAATGTCAAAAATATCCGGGCGGTGGAGAAAGTGGATGAAAGTGCCTTTAACCGCAAAAAT ATGTTTCAGGTGGTCCACTCTGAGAAGCCTCTTTACGTCCAGGCTGGAAACTGTGTGGAAGCCAGCGAGTGGCTGGAGGTCCTGAGCCAGGTCAGTCGTTGCAACGAGGGACGCCTGGCCACTTTCCACCCGTCAAACTACACCAGCGGGGCCTGGCAGTGCTGCCAAAGCCTGAGTAGCAACGCTCCAGGCTGCAAGCCCTGCACAAC CACCATGCTGGCCAACCTGCAGCTGGATATAGACTGTGACCGAGAAGCAGAGAGAATTTTCTCACTCCTCTCAGCAAACGACACAAAGCTTCAGAGCATGGAGG ATGCCTGTGCCAGTTTGGCAGTGTATCAGGGCCCCCAGCGAGAGCCGGAGGAATACTCAAAGTTCACCATTCAGGAACCCAAAGAGACCTTTCACACACTGAAACAGCTCCGAAACATCATGGAGGAGCTGCAGCGGCAGCACAATAGCAGGAATGACGTACGGCAGTACGGCAGCCT TGACAACCCCATAGTGGGAAAAACCTCTTAA
- the rasa2 gene encoding ras GTPase-activating protein 2 isoform X2: MAEDDDAKIRILQSLRGKICEAKNLGSVSGPNRQRDLCTFCTISLDQEEVFRTKVFDKSVCPFYGEDFYFEIPRPFQCLSFYVYAKSVFQRDLPVGKVSIRKDDLCKYSGKENWFSLQTVDPNSEVQGKVHLEMRLSEVITENGSTGQHISVRIIECKELPLISGQNCDPYATVSLVGPARSDQKKTKVKKKTSNPHFEETFFFEVTRSYSRRTQFNVEEEDIEKLEIKVDLWNNENLAQDVFLGETRVPVKILQSDHIHKAWYLLQPKGNGNKSKSDDLGSLRLKLTYIEDTVLPSACYTPLCTLLLKSPDVKPISASAAHILGDICRERYEVVLPMVRLLLHNNRFVPFVSAVAALELDNTQEANTIFRGNSLATRCIDDMMKIVGKNYLSVTLKPVIDEICESNKTCEIDPIKLKEGDNVEVNKENLQGYVQKVFSSITQSSSNCPPLMCDVFRSLRHLACKRFPGDPHVQYSAVSSFVFLRFFAVAVLSPHSFQLRSHHPDPEISRTLTLISKTIQTLGSWGSLSKKLSSFKETYMYDFFKSFQEEKCIEKVKKFLDEISSNVSKESSGLEDAVVLKEGEVQKRAQGRKPPGMKTFKKRWLRLTNRELSYHKHKGKDADRTINVKNIRAVEKVDESAFNRKNMFQVVHSEKPLYVQAGNCVEASEWLEVLSQVSRCNEGRLATFHPSNYTSGAWQCCQSLSSNAPGCKPCTTTMLANLQLDIDCDREAERIFSLLSANDTKLQSMEAVLCGISHQSNQHACASLAVYQGPQREPEEYSKFTIQEPKETFHTLKQLRNIMEELQRQHNSRNDVRQYGSLDNPIVGKTS; the protein is encoded by the exons ATGGCGGAAGACGACGACGCTAAGATACGGATTTTACAGAGCCTGCGGGGTAAAATAT GTGAAGCTAAAAACCTGGGTTCTGTCTCGGGTCCAAATCGACAAAGGGATCTCTGTACTTTTTGCACCATAAGTCTGGATCAAGAGGAGGTGTTCCGCACTAAGGTGTTTGACAAGAGCGTCTG CCCTTTCTACGGAGAGGACTTCTACTTTGAGATCCCACGCCCATTTCAGTGTTTATCCTTCTATGTTTATGCCAAGAGTGTTTTCCAAAGGGACCTACCTGTTG GCAAGGTGTCCATCCGGAAGGATGACCTATGTAAATACAGTGGGAAGGAGAACTGGTTTAGCCTTCAAACAGTAGATCCTAATTCAGAAGTCCAG GGCAAGGTTCACCTGGAGATGCGATTGAGTGAAGTGATCACAGAGAACGGATCAACAGGCCAACACATATCAGTCCG gATAATTGAGTGCAAGGAACTGCCTTTGATCAGTGGGCAGAACTGTGACCCCTATGCTACCGTGTCACTTGTCGGACCTGCCAG GTCTGatcagaagaaaacaaaggtAAAGAAGAAAACCAGCAACCCTCATTTTGAAGAGACCTTCTTCTTTGAG GTCACAAGGTCCTACTCCAGGAGGACTCAATTCAacgtggaggaggaggacatcGAAAAACTTGAGATCAA AGTTGATTTGTGGAACAATGAGAATCTGGCTCAGGATGTTTTTCTGGGGGAAACACGGGTTCCTGTCAAGATCCTACAAAGCGACCACATTCACAAAGCCTG GTATCTCCTTCAGCCAAAAGGGAACGGCAACAAATCCAAGTCTGATGATTTAGGATCCTTGCGTTTGAAGCTGACCTACATAGAAGACACAGTGCTGCCATCTGCCTGCTACACGCCACTCTGCACCCTGCTGCTCAAATCCCCAGATGTGAAG CCCATCTCAGCATCAGCAGCACACATCCTGGGGGACATTTGCAGAGAGCGATACGAGGTCGTTCTGCCGATGGTCCGACTGCTGCTCCACAACAATCGCTTCGTGCCTTTTGTCTCTGCTGTGGCAGCACTGGAGCTGGACAACACTCA GGAGGCTAACACTATATTCCGTGGCAACTCGCTGGCAACGCGCTGCATCGATGACATGATGAAGATTGTGGGAAAGAATTACCTATCTGTCACCTTGAAGCCTGTAATAGATGAG ATTTGTGAATCCAACAAAACCTGTGAGATAGACCCTATTAAACTAAAGGAAGGTGACAATGTAGAGGTCAACAAG GAAAACCTGCAGGGTTACGTCCAGAAAGTCTTCTCCTCCATCACCCAGTCAAGTTCTAACTGCCCACCACTAATGTGTGACGTCTTCAGGTCTCTGAGGCATTTGGCCTGCAAACGCTTTCCAG GCGACCCACATGTTCAGTACTCAGCCGTCAGCAGCTTTGTGTTTCTGCGCTTTTTTGCTGTCGCTGTTCTCTCTCCTCACTCCTTTCAACTGCGTTCCCATCATCCT GATCCCGAGATTTCCCGGACGCTCACACTCATCTCAAAAACCATTCAGACTCTCGGCAGCTGGGGTAGCTTGTCAAAAAAGCTG tccAGTTTTAAAGAAACCTATATGTATGACTTCTTCAAATCATTCCAGGAAGAGAAGTGTATCGAAAAAGTTAAAAAg TTTCTGGATGAAATCTCCTCCAACGTCAGTAAGGAGTCCAGTGGGCTGGAAGACGCTGTCGTTCTCAAGGAGGG GGAAGTACAGAAACGTGCTCAGGGGAGAAAACCCCCTGGAATGAAAACGTTTAAGAAGAGGTGGCTCAGACTGACCAACAGGGAGCTCTCCTACCACAAACATAAAG GGAAAGATGCCGACCGCACCATTAATGTCAAAAATATCCGGGCGGTGGAGAAAGTGGATGAAAGTGCCTTTAACCGCAAAAAT ATGTTTCAGGTGGTCCACTCTGAGAAGCCTCTTTACGTCCAGGCTGGAAACTGTGTGGAAGCCAGCGAGTGGCTGGAGGTCCTGAGCCAGGTCAGTCGTTGCAACGAGGGACGCCTGGCCACTTTCCACCCGTCAAACTACACCAGCGGGGCCTGGCAGTGCTGCCAAAGCCTGAGTAGCAACGCTCCAGGCTGCAAGCCCTGCACAAC CACCATGCTGGCCAACCTGCAGCTGGATATAGACTGTGACCGAGAAGCAGAGAGAATTTTCTCACTCCTCTCAGCAAACGACACAAAGCTTCAGAGCATGGAGG CTGTCCTTTGTGGGATCAGCCATCAAAGCAATCAAC ATGCCTGTGCCAGTTTGGCAGTGTATCAGGGCCCCCAGCGAGAGCCGGAGGAATACTCAAAGTTCACCATTCAGGAACCCAAAGAGACCTTTCACACACTGAAACAGCTCCGAAACATCATGGAGGAGCTGCAGCGGCAGCACAATAGCAGGAATGACGTACGGCAGTACGGCAGCCT TGACAACCCCATAGTGGGAAAAACCTCTTAA